DNA from Mycobacterium sp. SMC-8:
CCCGCCGCGGCCCTGGGCCTGCCCGACCGGATTCTCGCCGCAGCCGTGGCCTACCGATCCGCGCTGGAGCCCCGCCCGTACCGCGAGCCGCTGCCCGGAGCGGGGGCGGCGGCCCGGTTGCGTGAGCGGGTGCGCGGAGGTCAGCTCGACGAGGCCGCCGTCGACGCGGTCCTCCAGGCCGGCGGCCACCGCAGCCGTCGCCCCAGCCCGCGTCCCTGCGGGCTCACCCCGCGCGAGATCGAGGTGCTGTGCCTGGTCGCCCGCGGCGCGTCGAACAAGGAGATCGCCGCGACGCTCGGGATCTCGGGAAAAACAGCACGCAACCACGTCGAGCGGATCTACACGAAGATCGGCGCAGGCAACCGCATCGGCGCCAGCATGTTCGCGCTCAAGCACGGCCTGGTCACTCCGGCCTGATCAGCGCCGAAATTGCATTCCGCGCGCCGAAACCGCCCGAAAGCCCACGTGGAATGCGATTTCGGCGGAATGTACTTAAACGGTACCGGCGTTCCCAGGTACAGTCGGCGTCATGACCGTGGCTGAACACGCTGACACGACCTCCACCGGACAGGTGCCGGTCCGCACCCGCGCCCTGATCATCGGCTCCGGCTTCTCCGGGCTCGGCATGGCGATCGAACTGCAGCAACGCGGCGTCGAGTTCCTCATCCTGGAGAAGGCCGACGAGATCGGCGGCACCTGGCGGGACAACACCTACCCCGGCTGCGCCTGCGACATCCCGTCGCACATGTACTCGTTCTCGTTCGAACCGAAGGCCGACTGGACACACATGTGGTCGTTCCAGCCGGAGATCCAGGACTACCTACTCGGGGTCACCGCCAAGTACGGGCTGCGCCGCTACATCGAGTTCGGCGCGCATGTCGACCGCGCGGTGTGGGACGACGACGAGATGCGTTGGCACGTCTACACCAAGGACGGCCGCGAGTTCGTCGCGCAGTTCCTGGTCTCCGGAGCGGGCGGGCTGCACATCCCGCTGATCCCGGAGTTCGACGGCTACGACGACTACCTGGCCGCCGGGCGGATCGCATTCCACTCCGCTCAGTGGGACCACGACGTCGACATCACCGGCAAGAAGGTGGCGGTGATCGGCACCGGCGCCAGCGCCATCCAGATCGTGCCCGAGATCGTCAAGGACGTCGGTGAACTGCAGCTCTACCAGCGCACCCCGGCCTGGGTGATGCCCAGGCCGAACAACCCGATCCCGGAACGGTTGCAGCGTGTGTTCAGCAACGTGCCCGGTACCAGGGCCGCCATGCGCGCCGGCATCTACTGGCTGCACGAGGCGGTCGGATTCGCGATGACCAAGCAGCCCCGGTTGCTCAAGCTCGGGGAGATGGCCGGCAAGTGGAACATCCGCCGCTCGGTCAAGGACCGCGAACTCCGGCGCAAACTCACCCCGGACTACCGGGCGGGGTGCAAACGAATCCTCAACTCCGACACCTACTACCGCGGCATCGCCGACCCGAAGACCGAGGTGATCACCGACCGCATCGCCCGGTTCACCTCACGGGGCATCGTCACCGGCGACGGGGTCGAAAGGGAAGCCGACGTGGTGGTGTTCGCGACCGGCTTCCACGTCACCGACTCCTACACCTACGTCGACATCAAGGGCCCTGGCGGGGAGGATCTGGTCGACCGGTGGAACCGCGAGGGCATCGCCGCGCTGCGCGGCATCACCGTCGCCGACATGCCGAACCTGTTCTTTTTGCTCGGCCCCAACACCGCGCTGGGACACAACTCGGTGGTGTTCATGATCGAGTCGCAGATCCGCTATGCCGCCAAGGCGATCGCCGCGGTCGACAAGGCCGGCGCGCAGGCGCTGGCGCCCACGCGCGCGGCGCAGGACCGCTACAACGACGAGCTGCAGAACGAGCTCGCCGGCACGGTGTGGAGCACCGGTGGCTGCCGCAGCTGGTACCTCGACGAGCTCGGCGTCAATCGCACCCTCTGGAGCGGTATGACCTGGCAGTACTGGCTGGCCACCCGCCGGTTCGACGCCTCGGAGTACGCGTTCTCCAGCTGACCGTTCGAGAGTGCGGTGAGATCGCGAAACGGCGCCGGCAGACGATCTGTGTGCACTCTCGAGGCGACACGCCAGACACAACATCTCGTGTTGGCGCGCGACTCCCGATACCAGGGGTAGTGTCGATCCAGCCGGCCCGGATGGGTCTGGTGTGACAACTTTTCGCAGGTGAAGGGGTTTTCGTGAGCGATGGCATGAAACTGATCGACCGTGTCTCGGCCATCAACTGGAACCGCCTGCAGGACGACAAGGACGCCGAGGTCTGGGACCGCCTCACCGGCAACTTCTGGCTGCCGGAGAAGGTCCCGGTGTCCAATGACATCCCGTCCTGGAACACGCTGACCGACCACGAGAAGCAGCTGACGATGCGGGTGTTCACCGGTCTTACGTTGCTCGACACCATCCAGGGCACCGTCGGCGCCGTCAGCCTCATCCCGGACGCGCTGACCCCGCACGAGGAAGCGGTGTACACCAACATCGCGTTCATGGAGTCCGTGCACGCGCGCAGCTACTCCAACATCTTCTCGACGCTGTGCTCCACCTCCGAGATCGACGACGCGTTCCGCTGGTCGGAGGAAAACCCCAACCTGCAGCGCAAGGCCGAGATCGTCATGCAGTACTACAAAGGCGACGAGCCGCTCAAGCGCAAGGTGGCCTCGACCCTGTTGGAGAGCTTCCTGTTCTACTCCGGCTTCTACCTGCCGATGTACTGGAGCAGCCGGGCCAAGCTGACGAACACCGCCGACATGATCCGGCTGATCATCCGCGACGAGGCCGTGCACGGCTACTACATCGGCTACAAGTTCCAGCGGGGCCTCGCGCTCACCGACGAGGCCACCCGCCAGGAGCTCAAGGACTACACCTACGAACTGCTCTTCGAGCTTTACGACAACGAGGTCGAATACACCCAGGATCTGTACGACGAGGTCGGCTTGACCGAGGACGTCAAGAAGTTCCTGCGCTACAACGCCAACAAGGCACTGATGAACCTCGGCTACGAGGCGTTGTTCCCGCGCGATGAGACCGACGTCAACCCGGCGATCTTGTCCGCGCTGAGCCCCAACGCCGACGAGAACCACGACTTCTTCTCCGGCTCGGGCTCCAGCTATGTGATCGGCAAGGCCGTGGTCACCGAAGACGAGGACTGGGACTTCTAAAGGTCCAGCTCAAGACCATTTTGACACCGACCGAGGCTGCCTTGACCAGATCGGTGATGCCGAACCGCTCTTAGCTCCCGAGGCCTTCTGCCCACATTTTGCCCACATTTCTCTACGCTGTAGGCGTGGCAGTCGTGGCGGCATACGAAACAAAGCAGGGCAGGCGTTACCGGGTTCGATACCGCACGCCGGACAACCGACAGACCGACAAGCGCGGGTTCAGGACTAAGCGCGAGGCCGAGCGGTTCGCCAACACTGTCGAGGTGGCCAAGATGCGTGGCGAGTACGTCAACCCCGCCGACGCCCGTCGGACGCTCGACGACCTCGGGCAGGCGTGGCTGGACCGCCAGAAGGGGCACCTGAAGCCGTCCGGGTACGCCGTCATGGAGACGACCTGGCGCGTGCGGGTGAAGCCGCGATGGGGACATGTCGCGCTGGGGGACATCAAAGCGAGCGCCGTCGGTCACTGGATCGCCGAGCTAGGTCAGAGCACCGAGGAGGCCACGGCGATCAAGCCTGCGACGATCAAGCGCGCCCACTATGTGCTGGCCCAGATCCTCGCCGACGCCGTGACCGACAACCTGATCCCCAAGAATCCCGCCGCCGGTCTGGCGCTGCCCAAAGCGGCGCGCAAGAGGCCGGTGTACCTCGACCATCAACAGGTCGACTCTCTGGCCGACAGTGCGGGGGAGAACGGTGCTCTTGTCCTCACGCTGGCTTACACGGGTCTTCGGTGGGGCGAGGCGATCGGTCTGCGGGTGGCAGACCTGGACCTGTTGCGCAAGCGTGCCCTGATCCACGAAAACGCCGTGCAGTCAGGTACCGACATCCACGTCGGGACCCCCAAGGCGCACAAGCA
Protein-coding regions in this window:
- a CDS encoding NAD(P)/FAD-dependent oxidoreductase, yielding MTVAEHADTTSTGQVPVRTRALIIGSGFSGLGMAIELQQRGVEFLILEKADEIGGTWRDNTYPGCACDIPSHMYSFSFEPKADWTHMWSFQPEIQDYLLGVTAKYGLRRYIEFGAHVDRAVWDDDEMRWHVYTKDGREFVAQFLVSGAGGLHIPLIPEFDGYDDYLAAGRIAFHSAQWDHDVDITGKKVAVIGTGASAIQIVPEIVKDVGELQLYQRTPAWVMPRPNNPIPERLQRVFSNVPGTRAAMRAGIYWLHEAVGFAMTKQPRLLKLGEMAGKWNIRRSVKDRELRRKLTPDYRAGCKRILNSDTYYRGIADPKTEVITDRIARFTSRGIVTGDGVEREADVVVFATGFHVTDSYTYVDIKGPGGEDLVDRWNREGIAALRGITVADMPNLFFLLGPNTALGHNSVVFMIESQIRYAAKAIAAVDKAGAQALAPTRAAQDRYNDELQNELAGTVWSTGGCRSWYLDELGVNRTLWSGMTWQYWLATRRFDASEYAFSS
- the nrdF gene encoding class 1b ribonucleoside-diphosphate reductase subunit beta gives rise to the protein MKLIDRVSAINWNRLQDDKDAEVWDRLTGNFWLPEKVPVSNDIPSWNTLTDHEKQLTMRVFTGLTLLDTIQGTVGAVSLIPDALTPHEEAVYTNIAFMESVHARSYSNIFSTLCSTSEIDDAFRWSEENPNLQRKAEIVMQYYKGDEPLKRKVASTLLESFLFYSGFYLPMYWSSRAKLTNTADMIRLIIRDEAVHGYYIGYKFQRGLALTDEATRQELKDYTYELLFELYDNEVEYTQDLYDEVGLTEDVKKFLRYNANKALMNLGYEALFPRDETDVNPAILSALSPNADENHDFFSGSGSSYVIGKAVVTEDEDWDF
- a CDS encoding site-specific integrase, whose amino-acid sequence is MAVVAAYETKQGRRYRVRYRTPDNRQTDKRGFRTKREAERFANTVEVAKMRGEYVNPADARRTLDDLGQAWLDRQKGHLKPSGYAVMETTWRVRVKPRWGHVALGDIKASAVGHWIAELGQSTEEATAIKPATIKRAHYVLAQILADAVTDNLIPKNPAAGLALPKAARKRPVYLDHQQVDSLADSAGENGALVLTLAYTGLRWGEAIGLRVADLDLLRKRALIHENAVQSGTDIHVGTPKAHKQRVVPLPEFLVPLLARQCENKGRGDLLFGGGAHLRRPHPVSGWFAKAVTASGVPRVTPHDLRHTAASLAISAGANVKAVQRMLGHASAAMTLDIYADLFDDDLEAVATALDKARTASRQVSVT